From the genome of Vanessa atalanta chromosome 30, ilVanAtal1.2, whole genome shotgun sequence, one region includes:
- the LOC125075220 gene encoding S-phase kinase-associated protein 2-like, with product MNVNSVEDDHTSSALDVIESPRKRMRLDTSARKSWSLMDRRTDTEVLQEMGVSLLEPEDGENNCDPTNNTHRQLKRKRDIENVNPNISRVISPPGKSSPGPSRKSPRSCDKLPLQPTEQLLDTTLTSAYLIEEETPLGQSVSAGYKHTSSGYSATTTSGKKLKEIERPSEEPVSVIGALASSRDTFSMLPDELVLSVLRWLPKRALAHCALVCKRLYRLACDETLWQRLDLGNKTLAKDALGRILARKPVIVRLASSEIGAWAPAACPPSRVQYLDLSMCSLDARTLEHALLACPALRKLSLESVALTAHAQRLLGKCTNLETLNLTMAQGITAEGLTCMLEGCAGLQSLNISWCNLSEAALNVLVTMLPPKLQRLNVSGARVMTDDMVAALVARCPRLLDLDVSDCSRLGVSALTALLALTRLEHLALSRCYLLPPHSLMKLSSMTSLQYLEVWGMLQSGSLNTLRKALPAIQLNQFMFSAIARPTIGTRRTSIWGLRTRD from the exons atgaatgtaaacAGTGTAGAAGATGACCACACTTCTTCTGCTCTCGATGTGATCGAAAGTCCTCG GAAAAGAATGCGTTTAGACACCTCAGCGCGCAAATCTTGGAGTCTGATGGACCGAAGAACGGATACTGAA GTATTACAAGAGATGGGTGTCAGTTTACTAGAGCCGGAGGATGGTGAAAATAACTGTGATCCAACGAATAATACA CATAGACAACTTAAAAGAAAACGTGATATAGAAAATGTGAACCCAAACATATCCCGAGTTATCAGCCCCCCGGGGAAGTCGAGCCCCGGACCGTCACGGAAGAGCCCCAGGAGCTGTGATAAAT TACCCCTCCAACCAACAGAACAATTGCTGGACACGACCCTGACCAGTGCTTACTTGATAGAAGAGGAAACCCCCCTGGGTCAGTCAGTCAGCGCTGGCTACAAACACACGAGCTCCGGGTACAGCGCTACAACCACAAGCGGCAAGAAACTTAAGGAAATTGAAC GTCCATCAGAGGAGCCCGTGAGCGTGATCGGAGCCTTGGCGTCCAGCAGGGATACATTCTCCATGTTACCGGACGAGTTGGTGCTGTCTGTGCTCCGCTGGCTGCCGAAGAGGGCTCTGGCTCATTGCGCTCTCGTTTGCAAGAG GTTATACAGACTAGCCTGCGACGAGACGCTCTGGCAGAGGTTAGATTTAGGCAACAAGACTCTAGCGAAGGATGCCCTAGGCAGGATATTGGCCAGGAAGCCCGTCATCGTCAGACTCGCCAGTTCCGAG ATAGGCGCGTGGGCGCCGGCGGCGTGCCCCCCCTCGCGCGTGCAGTACCTGGACCTGAGCATGTGCTCGCTGGACGCGCGCACGCTGGAGCACGCGCTGCTCGCCTGCCCCGCGCTGCGCAAGCTCAGCCTCGAGAGCGTCGCGCTCACTGCGCACGCGCAGCGACTCCTCG GCAAATGCACAAACTTGGAGACGCTCAACCTGACGATGGCTCAGGGGATCACCGCCGAGGGGTTGACGTGTATGCTGGAAGGATGTGCGGG TCTGCAGTCCCTGAACATATCGTGGTGCAACCTGAGCGAGGCCGCGCTGAACGTGCTCGTGACGATGTTACCGCCGAAACTGCAGAGGCTGAACGTCAGCGGAGCGAGGGTCATGACTGACGACA TGGTGGCGGCGCTGGTGGCTCGCTGCCCGCGGCTGCTGGACCTCGACGTGTCGGACTGTTCCCGCCTGGGCGTGTCGGCGCTGACGGCGCTGCTGGCGCTCACCCGCCTCGAGCACCTCGCGCTCAGCCGCTGCTACCTGCTGCCGCCGCACTCGCTCAT GAAGCTGAGCAGCATGACGTCCCTGCAGTATCTCGAGGTGTGGGGAATGCTGCAGAGTGGCTCCCTGAACACTCTGAGGAAGGCTCTCCCCGCGATACAACTCAATCAATTTATGTTCAG